A genomic segment from Desulfonatronum lacustre DSM 10312 encodes:
- a CDS encoding GAK system XXXCH domain-containing protein gives MEREDKMKMTCSPEQLAEILRSMADAMERGRLSLDTMELAWNSVEKISLTIRNAAGMADVKIRISSGDRTFDLPDDLEEVESVAGNGLDAQPRDLEQDQGQTQDQDQDQDQDRTGEAFEVQVSGMPQKLGKPGGSYGSLKKRMKKSFKNIMYSLHENSWPSQMDIDEFLRDSADMVRYPGKGDEFYSAYTEAVAAFADAVQRKDLEAAYQATHVLNTLKTQCHKKYD, from the coding sequence ATGGAACGTGAAGACAAAATGAAGATGACCTGCTCCCCGGAGCAGTTAGCGGAAATTCTGCGTAGCATGGCCGATGCCATGGAGCGGGGACGGTTGAGTCTGGACACCATGGAACTCGCCTGGAACTCAGTGGAGAAGATATCGCTGACTATTCGCAACGCCGCGGGCATGGCGGATGTGAAGATCCGGATTTCATCCGGTGATCGCACGTTCGATCTCCCCGATGACCTGGAAGAAGTCGAAAGTGTTGCTGGTAACGGATTGGATGCCCAGCCCCGTGATTTGGAGCAGGACCAGGGCCAGACTCAGGACCAGGACCAGGACCAGGACCAGGACCGGACCGGGGAGGCATTTGAGGTGCAAGTATCGGGCATGCCCCAAAAGCTCGGCAAACCCGGCGGGAGCTATGGTTCCTTGAAAAAACGGATGAAGAAGTCGTTCAAGAACATCATGTACTCCCTGCATGAAAACAGTTGGCCGTCCCAGATGGATATCGACGAATTCCTGCGCGACTCCGCGGACATGGTCCGGTATCCGGGCAAGGGTGATGAATTCTATTCCGCCTACACCGAGGCCGTGGCCGCATTCGCCGACGCGGTTCAGCGCAAGGATCTGGAGGCCGCGTACCAGGCGACGCACGTGCTGAACACGCTCAAGACCCAATGTCACAAGAAGTACGATTGA
- a CDS encoding amphi-Trp domain-containing protein yields MADEKFRHESLQDKESIGKYLNALSDGFLNGKLQFSWKDKRLVLEPQSLIKFDVETKKKDGEVKMVLRFRWEQASESSMFVDGPLVIEAKEKG; encoded by the coding sequence ATGGCGGATGAAAAGTTTCGGCACGAATCCTTGCAGGACAAGGAATCCATCGGCAAGTATCTCAATGCGCTCAGCGACGGCTTCCTGAACGGCAAGCTGCAATTTTCCTGGAAGGACAAGCGCTTGGTTCTGGAACCACAGAGCCTGATCAAGTTCGACGTGGAGACCAAGAAAAAGGACGGCGAGGTGAAGATGGTTTTGCGTTTTCGCTGGGAGCAGGCCTCGGAGAGCAGCATGTTCGTGGATGGTCCGCTGGTTATTGAAGCCAAGGAAAAAGGCTAG